Proteins encoded in a region of the Mariprofundus ferrinatatus genome:
- a CDS encoding response regulator transcription factor, with product MESNRDLPNLLLVDDDALFCRILSSALEKRGFAVQVANNVADAIELVGDAAPEYAVVDLSMPGDSGLVLVERLHQLDEHTRIVVLTGYASIATAVEAIKLGATHYLAKPADADEVVAALQKKSGDAAAEVAEQPMSTRRLEWEHIQKVLMECDGNISETARRLGMHRRTLQRKLAKRPSKT from the coding sequence ATGGAGTCAAACAGAGATCTGCCGAATCTGCTGCTGGTCGATGATGATGCGCTGTTCTGCCGCATCCTCTCATCTGCGCTGGAGAAACGCGGGTTTGCCGTTCAGGTGGCGAACAATGTTGCTGATGCTATTGAACTGGTGGGTGATGCAGCACCGGAATATGCCGTGGTGGATCTGAGTATGCCTGGTGATTCCGGTCTGGTGCTGGTCGAGAGGCTTCATCAGCTGGATGAACACACCCGCATTGTTGTGCTTACCGGTTATGCCTCAATTGCTACGGCAGTGGAGGCGATCAAGCTTGGCGCCACGCACTATCTGGCTAAGCCTGCAGATGCTGATGAGGTGGTTGCGGCACTACAGAAAAAGAGTGGCGATGCCGCTGCCGAAGTTGCCGAGCAGCCGATGTCGACCAGACGGCTGGAGTGGGAACATATCCAGAAGGTGCTGATGGAGTGCGACGGCAATATTTCAGAAACTGCCAGAAGGCTTGGTATGCACAGGCGTACCCTGCAGCGAAAACTGGCCAAGCGACCTTCCAAAACATAA
- a CDS encoding cell envelope integrity protein TolA yields MSGEGRGIRQIGLRSAAVTLSLLLHGLLFIGFGGVTSAPAPDPINPSVTRLSFLTHAPEPAPVPERIQEKPERVEAKKIEKVKRPEAKKVAKVKPQEAKQEAQPETAVLQQAVAEASQAAPQINEGVIQLEKERYLADVMARIEEHKWYPKAARRRGIEGEVNVRFVLFPDGSARQLMVDNGPLLLLSAAKEAVERAVPLPKPPSNVHCPLECEFRMRFRLDAT; encoded by the coding sequence ATGTCCGGGGAGGGGAGAGGCATACGGCAGATCGGACTGCGCTCAGCGGCAGTTACACTCTCCCTGCTGCTGCACGGGCTGCTCTTTATCGGCTTTGGCGGCGTAACCTCTGCTCCCGCACCGGATCCGATCAATCCATCTGTAACACGCCTGAGTTTTCTGACCCATGCTCCCGAGCCTGCCCCGGTGCCGGAGCGGATTCAGGAGAAGCCTGAGAGGGTGGAAGCGAAAAAGATCGAAAAGGTAAAACGTCCTGAAGCGAAGAAGGTAGCGAAGGTGAAGCCGCAGGAGGCGAAACAGGAAGCACAGCCTGAAACGGCAGTGCTCCAACAGGCGGTAGCGGAAGCAAGTCAAGCTGCTCCCCAGATTAATGAAGGGGTTATCCAGCTGGAAAAGGAGCGCTATCTGGCTGATGTAATGGCACGTATTGAGGAGCACAAGTGGTATCCGAAAGCGGCACGACGTCGGGGAATAGAAGGCGAGGTGAATGTTCGCTTTGTCCTTTTTCCGGATGGATCAGCACGCCAGCTGATGGTTGATAACGGCCCTTTGCTGCTGCTGTCGGCGGCCAAAGAGGCAGTGGAGAGGGCTGTTCCGTTACCGAAACCACCATCAAATGTTCACTGCCCGCTGGAGTGCGAGTTTCGTATGCGCTTCAGGCTGGATGCGACCTGA
- a CDS encoding ExbD/TolR family protein, with the protein MQFEGTRRSGQAPNLTPLIDIVFLLLVFFMLTAHFINDEGLPIELPEAVSATALDEKEPLEVVIERSGALRIDGKVISYEMLAGQLADVLAGRSDKRVVIRGDSGVTLGDSVRVIDAARQAGATGVDIVTEKPKG; encoded by the coding sequence ATGCAATTTGAGGGAACACGCAGGAGTGGCCAGGCCCCGAATCTGACACCGCTGATCGATATCGTTTTCCTGCTGCTCGTCTTTTTCATGCTTACCGCTCACTTTATCAATGATGAGGGGTTGCCGATTGAGTTGCCCGAAGCGGTGAGCGCCACTGCACTTGACGAGAAGGAGCCGCTGGAAGTGGTGATTGAACGTTCCGGCGCACTGCGCATTGATGGCAAGGTGATCTCTTATGAAATGCTTGCCGGGCAACTGGCCGATGTGCTGGCTGGTCGCAGTGACAAGCGGGTGGTGATCCGCGGTGATAGCGGTGTGACGCTGGGCGATTCGGTGCGCGTGATCGATGCTGCGCGTCAGGCCGGTGCCACTGGCGTCGATATCGTTACCGAGAAACCCAAGGGGTAG
- a CDS encoding MotA/TolQ/ExbB proton channel family protein encodes MDISMLIDKGGPVMWVLLGYSVVAVAIVVERLIHLQLLPKVNSGLDNLYTAEGKRVSPETAIAVGVKEAAEQGVKDLARVASRIGSEQLARMETGLRTLAWLGNTAPLLGLFGTITGMIKAFQVIEAAGGKVDAMVLAGGIWEAMVTTGAGLAVAIPILFLLHFLEGLVDKRAKSMQRVASMVIEQLPHAPEYSVSDQIKHGDSLAHAI; translated from the coding sequence ATGGATATAAGTATGCTGATCGACAAAGGCGGCCCGGTAATGTGGGTGTTGCTCGGTTACTCGGTTGTGGCAGTCGCTATTGTGGTCGAACGACTTATACATCTGCAGCTGTTGCCTAAAGTAAACAGTGGCCTCGACAACCTCTACACAGCAGAGGGAAAACGCGTTTCTCCTGAAACTGCGATTGCTGTTGGTGTGAAGGAGGCAGCTGAACAGGGTGTAAAGGATCTCGCCAGGGTGGCCTCGCGTATTGGTTCCGAGCAGTTGGCTCGTATGGAGACAGGGCTGCGCACGCTGGCATGGCTCGGTAATACCGCACCGTTACTCGGGCTGTTCGGCACCATCACCGGCATGATCAAAGCGTTTCAGGTGATCGAGGCCGCTGGCGGCAAGGTGGATGCAATGGTTTTGGCCGGAGGTATCTGGGAAGCGATGGTGACTACCGGAGCAGGCCTCGCCGTAGCGATCCCCATTCTTTTTCTGCTGCACTTTCTCGAAGGTCTGGTGGATAAACGCGCCAAGTCGATGCAGCGGGTGGCATCCATGGTGATTGAGCAGCTTCCACATGCTCCGGAATACAGTGTCAGCGATCAGATTAAACACGGGGACTCTCTGGCCCATGCAATTTGA
- the dnaK gene encoding molecular chaperone DnaK encodes MAKVIGIDLGTTNSCVAVMEGDKAKVIANSEGDNTTPSVVAFTADERLVGASAKRQMVTNPDKTFYAVKRLIGRKFDSAEAKHHKELVSYPLVKADNGDAWLEADGKKMSPQEISAITLQKMKKTAEDYLGETVKDAVITVPAYFNDSQRQATKDAGAIAGLNVLRIVNEPTAAALAYGLDKTEENHLIAVYDLGGGTFDISILEIGDGVFEVKATNGDTFLGGEDFDQVLIKYLAAEFKKEHGVDLMKDKLALQRLKEAAEKAKIELSSSTQTEVNLPFITADASGPKHLLIKLSRAKFESLVGDLVEKSIEPCKQALKDAGVKAADIHEVVLVGGMTRMPLVQQKVQEFFGREPHKGVNPDEVVAIGAAIQGAVLTGDVTDVLLLDVTPLSLGIEVEGGLFNKIIEKNTTIPTKKSQTYTTAADNQTAVTIKVAQGERDLFAANKQLGLFNLEGIAPAPRGMPQIEVTFDIDANGIMHVHAKDKGTGKETSIRIESGSGLSEEEIERMKKDAEANADADKKLKEKIEAKNRADALVYSTEKSLKEHGDKVDEATRKEIEEALEALKKAIEGGDTDTIAAAEEKLAEKAQKLGEAIYQQMQQEQAEAAGGEAAGASSKKNDDDVLDAEVVDENDKK; translated from the coding sequence ATGGCAAAAGTAATTGGAATTGACCTCGGCACCACCAACTCGTGTGTAGCCGTAATGGAAGGCGACAAGGCTAAGGTGATCGCCAACAGCGAAGGCGACAACACCACCCCGTCCGTTGTTGCATTTACCGCTGATGAGCGGTTGGTTGGCGCATCTGCCAAGCGCCAGATGGTGACCAACCCGGACAAGACATTCTACGCGGTGAAGCGACTGATCGGCCGCAAGTTCGATTCGGCAGAGGCGAAGCACCATAAGGAGCTGGTCTCCTATCCGCTGGTAAAAGCCGACAACGGCGATGCCTGGTTGGAGGCTGACGGCAAGAAGATGAGCCCGCAGGAGATCTCTGCGATTACGTTGCAGAAGATGAAAAAGACTGCCGAAGATTATCTGGGCGAAACTGTAAAGGATGCGGTGATTACCGTTCCTGCCTACTTCAACGACTCCCAGCGCCAGGCGACCAAGGATGCCGGCGCAATCGCCGGCCTGAATGTACTGCGTATCGTTAACGAGCCGACGGCTGCGGCACTCGCTTACGGTCTGGATAAAACCGAAGAGAATCACCTGATTGCCGTTTACGACTTGGGTGGTGGTACTTTCGATATCTCGATTCTTGAGATCGGTGACGGTGTTTTCGAAGTGAAGGCGACCAACGGCGATACCTTCCTTGGCGGTGAGGATTTCGACCAGGTGCTGATCAAGTATCTGGCAGCAGAGTTCAAGAAAGAGCATGGTGTTGACCTGATGAAAGACAAGCTGGCTCTGCAGCGTCTGAAAGAGGCAGCCGAAAAGGCCAAAATCGAACTCTCTTCAAGCACTCAGACCGAAGTGAACCTGCCGTTTATCACGGCTGACGCATCCGGACCGAAACATCTTCTGATCAAGCTTTCACGTGCCAAGTTCGAGAGCCTTGTTGGTGATCTGGTCGAGAAATCGATCGAGCCATGCAAGCAGGCGCTCAAGGATGCCGGTGTCAAAGCTGCAGATATCCACGAAGTGGTGCTGGTCGGTGGTATGACCCGTATGCCGCTGGTGCAGCAGAAGGTGCAGGAGTTCTTCGGCCGTGAGCCGCATAAGGGTGTAAATCCGGATGAGGTGGTTGCGATCGGTGCTGCGATTCAGGGTGCGGTACTCACAGGTGATGTGACCGATGTACTGTTGCTGGACGTAACCCCGCTATCCCTCGGTATTGAGGTTGAGGGTGGCCTGTTCAACAAGATTATCGAGAAGAACACCACCATTCCGACCAAGAAGAGCCAGACCTATACTACGGCTGCCGACAACCAGACGGCCGTGACCATCAAGGTGGCACAGGGTGAGCGCGATCTTTTCGCGGCCAACAAGCAGCTCGGCCTGTTCAATCTTGAAGGTATTGCGCCGGCACCGCGCGGCATGCCGCAGATCGAGGTGACCTTCGATATCGACGCCAACGGCATTATGCACGTGCATGCCAAGGATAAGGGTACCGGCAAGGAGACCTCCATTCGCATCGAGTCCGGCTCCGGCCTCTCTGAGGAGGAGATCGAGCGCATGAAGAAGGATGCTGAGGCCAATGCTGATGCGGATAAGAAGCTGAAAGAGAAGATCGAAGCGAAGAATCGTGCCGATGCACTGGTCTACTCCACCGAGAAGTCGCTGAAAGAGCATGGTGACAAGGTGGATGAGGCGACTCGCAAGGAAATTGAGGAGGCACTCGAGGCGCTGAAGAAGGCGATCGAGGGTGGAGATACCGACACCATCGCTGCCGCTGAAGAGAAGCTTGCTGAGAAAGCACAGAAGCTGGGTGAGGCGATCTACCAGCAGATGCAGCAGGAGCAGGCTGAAGCTGCAGGTGGCGAAGCTGCCGGTGCGTCATCCAAGAAGAATGATGATGATGTTCTCGATGCTGAAGTCGTGGATGAAAACGACAAAAAGTAA
- the dapB gene encoding 4-hydroxy-tetrahydrodipicolinate reductase, with the protein MSDMRIIVVGASGRMGRMLVRAVSGSKGTILAGATERPGSPFIGRDAGELAGVETLGVGVVDDINSCAEADVVIDFTSPVATLNHANFAASRGMGMIIGTTGFEPGQLDELKEILSGSPVVMAANYSVGVNLALSLIERAAEVLDEDYDAEIFEAHHKHKVDAPSGTALAMGRALAAGRCVPLEEVAVYSREGITGARKPGSIGFSVVRGGNIVGEHQAMFIADEERIEINHVAADRMVFAKGAVRAASWLMDKSAGWYDMQDVLNLRN; encoded by the coding sequence ATGTCTGACATGAGAATCATTGTAGTCGGTGCTTCCGGACGCATGGGACGTATGCTGGTGCGTGCGGTCAGCGGCAGTAAAGGCACCATTCTGGCCGGTGCGACTGAGCGGCCGGGTTCACCGTTTATCGGTCGCGATGCAGGAGAACTGGCCGGTGTCGAAACACTGGGTGTTGGGGTTGTCGACGACATCAACAGCTGTGCGGAGGCTGATGTGGTGATCGATTTCACTTCCCCGGTGGCGACGCTGAACCATGCCAATTTTGCGGCCAGTCGCGGCATGGGTATGATCATTGGGACAACCGGGTTTGAACCGGGGCAGCTCGACGAGCTGAAGGAGATCCTTTCCGGATCACCTGTTGTGATGGCAGCCAACTATTCGGTAGGCGTGAATCTGGCGTTAAGCCTGATTGAGCGGGCTGCTGAGGTGCTGGACGAGGATTACGATGCCGAGATATTCGAGGCGCATCACAAGCATAAGGTGGATGCTCCGAGTGGTACGGCACTGGCTATGGGGCGTGCGCTGGCAGCAGGCCGCTGCGTACCGCTGGAAGAGGTGGCGGTTTACTCCCGTGAAGGCATTACCGGTGCCAGAAAGCCCGGATCGATCGGCTTTTCGGTGGTACGAGGCGGCAATATAGTCGGCGAACATCAGGCGATGTTTATCGCCGATGAAGAGCGTATCGAGATCAACCATGTCGCTGCTGATCGTATGGTTTTCGCCAAGGGCGCCGTACGCGCTGCCTCGTGGTTGATGGATAAGAGTGCAGGCTGGTACGATATGCAGGATGTGCTGAACCTGAGAAACTGA
- a CDS encoding Csp1 family four helix bundle copper storage protein gives MDRDQTEHLDIERRTMLKGAGALGLGALASSAALAGIGEAFAADDHSMHHGHATGAKNAKMIEALHNCMRTGDDCIHHCLIEFKAGDTAMADCARIVLETGAFCAAHAKLVTMDSAYMKELCELSIKMCGACEKECRKHEKKHSTCKACADACADCIKECKSYLKA, from the coding sequence ATGGATAGAGATCAGACGGAACATCTGGATATAGAGCGTCGTACGATGCTGAAAGGGGCCGGTGCACTGGGGCTGGGTGCACTGGCATCGAGTGCGGCACTGGCCGGCATCGGTGAGGCGTTTGCCGCCGATGACCATTCGATGCACCACGGCCATGCCACCGGCGCCAAGAATGCAAAGATGATCGAAGCGCTACACAACTGTATGCGCACCGGGGATGACTGCATTCACCACTGCCTGATCGAGTTCAAGGCGGGCGATACCGCCATGGCCGACTGCGCCAGGATCGTGCTGGAAACCGGCGCTTTCTGTGCAGCCCACGCCAAGCTGGTGACGATGGACTCAGCATATATGAAGGAGTTGTGCGAACTCTCCATCAAGATGTGCGGTGCCTGTGAGAAGGAGTGTCGCAAGCACGAGAAGAAACATTCGACCTGCAAGGCGTGCGCCGATGCCTGTGCTGATTGTATCAAGGAGTGCAAGAGCTACCTGAAGGCGTAG
- a CDS encoding ATP-binding protein has protein sequence MFVDNALRDVAGAYNLKRLFVFRSAVIASELAATGLAVYLLAVELPLLPMLAVIAVYAVSNVILWLRIQNRPSASANEFFLHLVVDVIALAALLYFAGGSSNPFVSLFLLPLVIVAATLPKRYVWAMASVTLGCYTFLMLINVPLTQEMAVHGHASHGTHAGHAAPAGDFSLHVLGMWFSFLLAVGLILFFVVSMAEALRQRDQKLAEAREKNLRDEHMVSLGTLAAGAAHELGTPLATMAVLTKEMEQEYKGQPELVEKIEILRSQVDRCKATLGQISASAGQMKAESGHSEDVRSCLNHCISRWQELHPSTSIHVSLEGDEPVPSIVVDETLNQAVINVLNNAADASPEQIELNAMWSVAELRLEIRDFGEGLTAAALDALGKPFYTTKKDGHGLGFYLASEVVRRLGGEMNISNHPDGGALVNIRLPLQKLKTE, from the coding sequence ATGTTTGTTGATAACGCGCTTCGGGATGTGGCAGGTGCCTATAACCTGAAACGTCTTTTCGTCTTCAGAAGTGCTGTGATTGCAAGTGAACTGGCCGCTACCGGTCTTGCCGTCTATCTGCTTGCGGTGGAGCTGCCTCTGCTTCCTATGCTTGCAGTCATCGCAGTATATGCCGTGTCAAATGTGATACTTTGGCTTCGAATCCAAAATAGACCTTCGGCATCGGCAAATGAATTCTTTCTGCATCTGGTGGTTGATGTTATTGCGCTTGCTGCTCTGCTCTATTTTGCTGGCGGCTCAAGCAATCCTTTTGTATCCCTGTTCTTGCTGCCACTGGTTATTGTGGCGGCGACGCTTCCCAAGCGCTACGTCTGGGCGATGGCTTCAGTAACACTTGGCTGTTACACGTTCCTCATGCTGATCAATGTGCCATTAACACAGGAGATGGCGGTTCACGGACATGCATCGCATGGCACTCATGCTGGCCATGCAGCCCCAGCAGGCGACTTTAGCCTGCATGTGTTGGGTATGTGGTTCAGCTTTCTGCTGGCTGTCGGATTGATCCTCTTTTTTGTAGTCTCAATGGCTGAAGCACTGCGCCAGCGAGACCAGAAACTGGCTGAAGCACGCGAGAAAAACCTGCGCGATGAGCATATGGTTTCACTTGGTACGCTGGCTGCGGGAGCTGCACATGAACTCGGTACTCCGCTGGCAACCATGGCCGTGCTGACCAAAGAGATGGAGCAGGAGTACAAGGGCCAGCCAGAATTGGTGGAGAAAATTGAAATCCTTCGCTCACAGGTAGACCGCTGTAAGGCGACCTTGGGTCAGATTAGTGCCAGTGCAGGGCAGATGAAAGCCGAGAGCGGACATAGTGAAGATGTCAGAAGCTGTTTGAATCACTGTATTTCGCGCTGGCAGGAGTTGCATCCCTCGACATCAATACATGTTTCGTTGGAGGGAGATGAGCCGGTTCCGAGTATTGTTGTCGACGAGACCCTGAATCAGGCTGTAATCAATGTGCTGAACAATGCTGCCGATGCCTCGCCGGAACAGATTGAACTGAACGCCATGTGGTCTGTTGCGGAACTCAGACTGGAGATACGGGATTTTGGCGAAGGGCTTACTGCGGCTGCATTGGATGCACTAGGGAAACCATTTTACACCACCAAAAAAGATGGGCACGGGCTTGGCTTTTATCTGGCCAGTGAGGTGGTGCGAAGGCTTGGCGGTGAGATGAATATCAGTAACCATCCCGATGGTGGTGCCCTTGTTAACATTCGTCTGCCACTGCAGAAGTTGAAAACGGAGTAG
- the dnaJ gene encoding molecular chaperone DnaJ, with protein sequence MSKRDYYEVLGVAKDADENAIKRAYRKLAMKYHPDRNPNDDKAAENFREVTEAYEVLTDESKRKRYDQYGHAGVDEQMQDFWGRGGAQDSHAFRDFGDMFGDVFGDMFGFGGGGRATRGADLRYNLTVTLEEAASGKEVELNIPKHENCDTCHGSGAKPGSNPVPCSTCGGHGQVQMQQGFFAVRRTCPSCHGSGTRIESPCQSCGGSGRTRVNKKLKVKVPAGVYDGAQVRVSGEGEAGEHGTPAGDLYIVISLKPHKIFERDGADLYCTMPVTFPQAALGAEVDAPTLEGKIKIRIPAGTEGGRVFRLRGHGVPDVRAGGQKGDLYVRMQIAVPKKMSSKQEQLLREFADETGDDVYPERSSFLGKVKDFWEDLSKEGR encoded by the coding sequence GTGTCCAAACGCGATTATTATGAAGTACTGGGTGTAGCCAAGGATGCCGATGAGAACGCCATCAAGCGTGCTTATCGAAAACTGGCGATGAAATACCATCCGGACCGTAACCCGAACGATGATAAGGCGGCGGAAAACTTCCGCGAGGTGACCGAGGCCTACGAAGTGCTCACCGATGAATCCAAACGCAAACGATACGACCAGTATGGCCATGCAGGTGTGGATGAGCAGATGCAGGACTTCTGGGGCCGTGGGGGCGCCCAGGATTCACATGCCTTCCGTGATTTCGGCGATATGTTCGGTGATGTGTTCGGCGATATGTTCGGTTTCGGCGGCGGTGGTCGTGCCACGCGTGGTGCAGACCTGCGCTACAATCTCACAGTTACCCTCGAAGAGGCGGCGAGTGGAAAAGAGGTTGAACTCAATATTCCCAAGCATGAAAACTGCGACACATGCCATGGCAGTGGTGCCAAGCCCGGTTCTAATCCGGTTCCATGTTCTACCTGTGGCGGCCATGGTCAGGTACAGATGCAGCAGGGTTTCTTCGCCGTGCGCCGTACATGTCCTAGCTGCCACGGTTCCGGCACACGTATCGAATCGCCATGCCAGAGTTGCGGTGGTTCGGGCCGAACAAGAGTGAACAAGAAGCTGAAAGTGAAGGTGCCGGCCGGTGTTTATGATGGTGCACAGGTGCGTGTCAGCGGTGAGGGCGAAGCGGGTGAACATGGAACGCCGGCGGGTGATCTCTACATTGTTATTTCACTCAAACCGCACAAGATCTTCGAGCGCGATGGTGCCGACCTCTACTGTACGATGCCTGTGACATTCCCGCAGGCCGCTCTGGGTGCGGAGGTCGATGCTCCGACGCTGGAAGGCAAGATCAAGATCAGGATTCCTGCCGGAACCGAGGGTGGGCGCGTATTCCGTCTGCGCGGCCACGGTGTGCCGGATGTGCGTGCCGGTGGCCAGAAGGGTGACCTCTATGTGCGCATGCAGATTGCCGTGCCGAAGAAGATGAGTTCGAAGCAGGAGCAGTTGCTGCGTGAATTTGCCGATGAGACAGGTGATGATGTCTATCCGGAGCGCTCCTCTTTTCTGGGAAAGGTTAAGGATTTCTGGGAAGATCTTTCCAAGGAGGGCAGGTAA